In Colwellia sp. M166, a genomic segment contains:
- the guaD gene encoding guanine deaminase, whose product MLRVYRGELLHFLADPAKVALQESYQYFEDGLMIIKDGLIESIGEANELLPTLDESIDVTHYKSGLMMPGFIDTHVHYPQTEMIASYGEQLLEWLENYTFPFERQFSDLEHGKNVAEFFLSQLLEAGTTTALVFGTVHKASVDAFFTVAQQKKLRMICGKVLMDQNCPDYLSDTAQTGYDDSKALIEKWHNTDRLQYAITPRFAPTCSTEQLNKAGQLLAEHPSVYLHTHLSENKAEIAWVKALFPDSTGYLDVYDKSKLLGRRSVFAHGVHLHDEECQRLGETNSAIAFCPSSNLFLGSGLFNLQQAQKFDVNVGLGSDIGAGTTFSMLSTINEGYKTQQLRQEKLSPFQSLYLATLGGARALDLEGTIGNFVRGAEADFVLLDYHATPLMARRMQHCTTLSEKLFILSMLGDERHVKATHIMGERVTGEAK is encoded by the coding sequence ATGTTAAGAGTATATCGTGGTGAGCTGCTTCATTTTTTAGCCGATCCAGCAAAAGTTGCACTACAAGAAAGTTATCAGTATTTCGAAGATGGGCTTATGATCATCAAAGATGGCCTGATTGAAAGCATTGGCGAGGCAAATGAACTGCTTCCAACACTTGATGAAAGTATTGACGTTACCCACTATAAAAGTGGCTTAATGATGCCTGGCTTTATTGATACCCATGTGCATTATCCGCAAACAGAAATGATCGCCTCTTATGGTGAGCAGTTACTAGAATGGTTGGAGAACTATACTTTCCCATTTGAACGTCAATTCTCTGATCTAGAACACGGTAAAAATGTTGCTGAATTCTTTTTAAGTCAACTACTCGAAGCAGGTACCACAACGGCTTTAGTTTTTGGTACGGTTCATAAAGCATCAGTTGATGCGTTTTTTACCGTTGCCCAACAGAAAAAATTACGCATGATTTGCGGTAAAGTGTTAATGGATCAAAACTGCCCTGACTATTTATCAGATACTGCGCAAACAGGTTATGACGACAGCAAAGCGTTAATAGAAAAGTGGCATAATACTGATCGTTTACAATATGCGATTACGCCGCGATTTGCGCCAACTTGTTCAACAGAACAACTTAATAAAGCAGGGCAATTGCTGGCTGAACATCCAAGCGTCTATTTGCATACGCATTTAAGTGAAAACAAAGCTGAAATTGCTTGGGTAAAAGCGCTTTTTCCTGACAGCACTGGTTATTTAGATGTCTATGATAAGAGTAAATTGCTGGGTCGCCGTAGTGTTTTTGCTCATGGTGTGCATTTACATGATGAAGAATGTCAGCGTTTAGGTGAAACTAATTCTGCCATTGCTTTTTGCCCAAGCTCTAATTTATTTTTAGGCAGTGGCTTATTTAATTTACAACAAGCACAAAAGTTCGATGTTAATGTTGGTTTAGGTAGCGACATTGGTGCTGGTACAACATTCTCAATGTTAAGTACCATTAACGAAGGCTATAAAACACAACAACTACGCCAAGAAAAACTCAGCCCATTTCAATCACTTTATTTAGCAACATTAGGTGGCGCACGTGCGTTAGACCTTGAAGGCACGATAGGTAATTTTGTTCGAGGCGCAGAAGCCGATTTTGTTTTACTTGATTATCATGCTACGCCCTTGATGGCCAGACGCATGCAGCACTGTACAACGTTATCAGAAAAATTATTTATTTTAAGTATGCTAGGTGATGAGCGTCATGTAAAAGCGACGCATATTATGGGTGAAAGAGTCACTGGTGAAGCAAAATGA
- a CDS encoding urate hydroxylase PuuD: MDPYLNEWLNLVIRFAHLITGIAWIGASFYFVWLDNHLQTPPQEKAEKGIGGDLWAIHGGGFYEVAKYKLAPPKIPSTLHWFKWEAYTTWITGFLLLSLMFYLGAETYLIDKRVADLTQLQAVLLGIGSIVIGVGIYEVLVRTKLRSHGIILGIILLLVGTALSYGLTQIFSARGAYMHMGAIIGTIMAGNVFFGIMPSQRALVKAVEAGTAPDPAYGLNAKVRSTHNTYTTLPILFIMISNHYPMTFNHSANWLVLMAIVLITAAVRQYFVLRHFGKQKPLILVASVLATIVLACAIAPRSIDLTTEQQQQVVTDKQVSQIIEQRCNSCHSEKPSDAVFTIAPTGLVFSNIATIKQWAPRIKARVIDAKDMPFMNKTGMTSQERGQLARWLAKVDQK; encoded by the coding sequence ATGGATCCGTATCTTAATGAATGGCTAAATTTGGTAATTCGCTTTGCTCACCTTATTACGGGTATTGCATGGATAGGAGCATCTTTCTATTTTGTTTGGTTAGATAATCATTTACAAACGCCACCACAAGAAAAAGCCGAAAAGGGGATTGGTGGCGATCTTTGGGCGATTCACGGGGGCGGCTTTTATGAAGTGGCAAAATATAAGCTTGCACCACCGAAAATACCTAGCACTTTACACTGGTTTAAGTGGGAAGCTTATACAACGTGGATCACCGGATTTTTATTATTATCGTTAATGTTTTATCTTGGCGCTGAAACTTATCTGATTGATAAGCGTGTTGCTGATTTAACCCAATTACAAGCTGTTTTATTGGGCATTGGTTCAATCGTTATTGGTGTGGGTATATATGAAGTATTAGTGCGCACTAAACTGAGAAGTCATGGCATTATTTTAGGCATTATTTTACTGCTAGTTGGTACGGCGTTATCTTATGGTTTAACGCAAATATTCAGCGCGCGTGGCGCTTACATGCATATGGGCGCGATTATTGGCACCATAATGGCTGGTAATGTTTTTTTTGGTATTATGCCATCACAACGAGCTTTAGTTAAAGCTGTTGAAGCGGGTACTGCCCCAGATCCTGCCTATGGTTTAAACGCGAAAGTACGCTCAACGCATAACACTTATACTACCTTGCCTATTTTGTTTATTATGATTTCAAATCATTATCCAATGACCTTTAATCATAGTGCTAATTGGTTGGTGTTAATGGCGATTGTTTTAATTACTGCTGCCGTCCGACAATACTTTGTCTTACGTCACTTTGGTAAACAAAAACCGTTAATATTAGTGGCCTCTGTGTTAGCCACCATAGTGTTGGCCTGTGCTATTGCGCCACGCTCGATTGACTTAACGACAGAACAGCAACAGCAAGTGGTCACAGATAAACAGGTGAGCCAAATTATTGAACAACGTTGCAACTCTTGCCACTCAGAAAAGCCTAGCGATGCTGTTTTCACCATAGCACCGACAGGGCTTGTTTTTTCAAATATAGCGACGATAAAGCAATGGGCTCCACGCATTAAAGCACGAGTAATTGACGCTAAAGATATGCCTTTCATGAATAAAACCGGCATGACGTCACAAGAGCGTGGCCAATTAGCTCGCTGGTTAGCGAAAGTAGATCAAAAATAG
- a CDS encoding O-acetylhomoserine aminocarboxypropyltransferase/cysteine synthase family protein, translating into MKLESIALHEGYKSEETTKSAAVPIYQTTSYTFDNTQHGADLFDLKVPGNIYTRIMNPTTDVLEKRLAAMEGGIGALCVASGMAAITYAIQCLCEVGDNIVSTSELYGGTYNLFAHTLPRQGVEARMVSYDDYQGFEQAIDDKTKAVFCESIGNPAGNVVDIARLAEIAHKHGVPLIVDNTVATPYLCRPFELGADIVVHSLTKYIGGHGTSIGGVIIDSGKFDWIANKARFAVLNEPDPSYHNVIYTQALGAAAYIGRCRVVPLRNTGAALSPMNAFQILQGLETLGLRMDRHCENAEKLATYLQQHEKVKWVNYAALPDSPYFNNCKKITSGKASGIISFGVDGGIEACAKFIDALEMILRLVNIGDAKSLACHPASTTHRQLNAKELASAGVSADLIRISVGIEHIDDIIADVSQALDKA; encoded by the coding sequence ATGAAACTAGAATCAATTGCTTTACATGAAGGTTACAAGTCGGAAGAGACCACTAAATCTGCCGCAGTGCCAATTTATCAAACAACATCCTATACCTTTGATAATACTCAGCATGGTGCTGATTTATTTGATCTTAAAGTCCCAGGTAATATTTATACCCGTATTATGAACCCTACCACTGATGTATTGGAAAAGCGGTTAGCAGCGATGGAAGGGGGCATTGGCGCGTTATGTGTCGCTTCCGGTATGGCGGCGATCACGTATGCTATTCAATGCCTCTGTGAAGTGGGAGATAATATTGTGAGTACCAGTGAATTATATGGAGGCACTTATAATTTGTTTGCTCACACGTTACCAAGGCAAGGTGTTGAAGCCCGAATGGTCTCGTATGATGATTATCAAGGTTTTGAGCAAGCGATTGATGATAAAACGAAAGCAGTTTTTTGTGAGTCTATTGGTAATCCCGCGGGTAATGTTGTTGATATTGCGCGCTTAGCAGAGATTGCTCATAAACATGGTGTACCGTTAATTGTTGATAATACCGTTGCAACGCCTTATTTATGCCGACCATTTGAATTAGGCGCTGATATTGTTGTGCATTCGTTGACCAAATATATTGGAGGTCATGGTACGTCGATTGGTGGGGTGATTATCGATTCTGGAAAATTTGATTGGATAGCTAATAAAGCACGTTTTGCTGTTTTAAATGAACCAGACCCTTCATACCATAATGTAATTTATACACAAGCTTTAGGTGCCGCAGCTTATATAGGCCGCTGTCGTGTTGTACCCTTGCGTAATACCGGTGCAGCATTATCGCCAATGAATGCTTTTCAAATTCTACAAGGTCTTGAAACACTAGGCTTACGTATGGACCGCCATTGCGAAAATGCAGAAAAGCTTGCCACCTATCTGCAACAACATGAAAAAGTAAAATGGGTAAACTATGCCGCTTTACCTGACAGTCCTTATTTTAACAATTGTAAAAAAATAACCAGCGGTAAAGCCTCTGGCATTATTAGTTTCGGTGTTGATGGTGGCATTGAAGCTTGTGCAAAGTTTATAGATGCACTGGAGATGATTTTACGCTTAGTGAATATAGGCGATGCTAAATCATTAGCCTGTCACCCAGCATCGACCACACATCGACAATTGAATGCTAAAGAATTGGCTTCTGCTGGGGTTAGCGCTGATTTGATCAGAATATCGGTAGGTATCGAACATATCGACGATATTATTGCGGATGTTAGCCAAGCTCTAGATAAAGCATAA
- a CDS encoding nucleotidyltransferase family protein, with translation MQTRLLQGQHLSLNEQIELLSEFVMTIDHIPQILNEISKLPDAWLGAGVIFQNVWNVMHGFALNTYIKDIDILYWDDQNLTWQAENHYITALNKTFTTTKIPFDVKNIARIHLWYEKRFGIPKAEYFSVQESVSTWPVIGACMAMRIKNGRLEFIAPYGFQDMFSLRVRPNKVLVNRVIYEKKSMDWQAKWPMLSIESW, from the coding sequence ATGCAAACACGATTATTACAGGGGCAACACTTATCCCTTAATGAACAAATTGAATTGTTATCAGAGTTTGTGATGACAATAGATCATATTCCTCAAATATTAAATGAGATCAGTAAGCTACCTGATGCATGGCTTGGAGCAGGTGTTATATTTCAAAATGTCTGGAATGTGATGCATGGCTTTGCGCTAAATACTTATATAAAAGATATTGATATTTTGTATTGGGATGATCAAAATTTAACTTGGCAAGCTGAAAACCACTACATAACGGCGCTTAATAAAACCTTTACAACGACTAAAATTCCATTTGATGTCAAGAATATAGCTAGAATACACTTATGGTATGAAAAGCGTTTTGGCATCCCTAAAGCTGAATACTTTAGTGTTCAGGAGTCGGTATCCACATGGCCAGTGATTGGTGCTTGTATGGCGATGAGAATTAAAAATGGCCGATTAGAATTTATTGCACCTTATGGCTTTCAAGATATGTTTTCGCTACGGGTTAGGCCAAATAAAGTCCTGGTAAATCGAGTGATTTATGAAAAAAAATCGATGGACTGGCAAGCAAAATGGCCAATGTTATCCATTGAGTCTTGGTGA
- the uraD gene encoding 2-oxo-4-hydroxy-4-carboxy-5-ureidoimidazoline decarboxylase, translating to MNLTQLNSLAINEAQECFMQCCTSSVWVDAMVKARPFADIQALAEQADSAWQDLTEHDYLEAFEGHPQIGNVDTLRAKYANTKALASGEQRSVNNATEQVITALAQGNADYLAKFGFIFIVCATGKSAEQMLALLQARLPNDRATELIIAAQEQQKIFHLRLEKLL from the coding sequence ATGAATTTAACACAGTTGAATAGTTTAGCTATTAATGAAGCACAAGAATGCTTTATGCAATGTTGTACATCAAGCGTTTGGGTTGATGCCATGGTAAAGGCACGGCCTTTTGCTGATATACAAGCCTTAGCTGAACAAGCAGACTCAGCTTGGCAAGACTTGACTGAGCACGACTACCTAGAAGCCTTTGAAGGCCATCCGCAAATTGGTAATGTCGATACGTTAAGAGCTAAATATGCCAATACTAAAGCCCTTGCTAGTGGTGAACAACGCTCGGTCAATAATGCGACAGAACAAGTCATTACAGCGTTAGCACAAGGTAATGCCGATTATTTGGCAAAATTTGGCTTTATTTTTATTGTTTGTGCAACCGGTAAAAGCGCTGAGCAAATGTTAGCGCTATTACAAGCACGATTACCCAATGATAGGGCGACAGAGTTGATTATTGCAGCGCAAGAGCAGCAGAAAATATTTCACCTACGATTAGAGAAGTTACTATGA
- the xdhC gene encoding xanthine dehydrogenase accessory protein XdhC translates to MNNNWSSASYKLTKQGQAYVLVTLVGVAGSTPRNSGTKMVISKDGVFDTIGGGHLEHKAIKHANNMLTDGKNAQHIEHFQLGSQLGQCCGGNASVLFECFAATGVNIMLFGAGHVGKALIPILAQLPCQVTWVDSRAEQFPANIGGYENVAMLISDSPEFEVESMPANSYFIVMTHNHQMDFDITQAVLKRADFHYLGLIASETKWRRFQQRYKHRDIAAEQVARMNCPIGLSQVGGKLPIEVAVSVSAEIIHTYQAQQAKFAKQEQASASLAFAPNNQQHAAVKPDVKMRAKSQQGIHWQALKPLITAD, encoded by the coding sequence ATGAACAATAATTGGAGCAGTGCTAGCTATAAATTAACTAAACAAGGTCAAGCCTATGTGTTAGTGACCCTGGTCGGTGTTGCGGGCTCAACACCTAGAAATAGTGGTACAAAAATGGTGATCAGCAAAGACGGTGTTTTTGACACTATCGGTGGCGGCCATCTTGAACACAAAGCGATTAAACACGCTAATAATATGCTCACTGACGGTAAAAATGCTCAACATATTGAGCACTTTCAATTAGGCAGCCAATTAGGTCAATGCTGTGGTGGCAATGCTAGCGTGTTATTTGAATGCTTTGCTGCTACTGGGGTTAATATTATGTTATTTGGCGCAGGTCATGTTGGCAAAGCTTTAATACCGATATTAGCGCAACTACCTTGTCAGGTAACTTGGGTTGATAGCCGAGCCGAGCAATTTCCAGCCAATATTGGCGGTTATGAAAATGTTGCAATGCTCATTAGTGATTCACCTGAGTTTGAAGTCGAGAGCATGCCCGCTAACAGCTACTTTATTGTCATGACGCATAATCATCAAATGGACTTTGATATTACACAAGCGGTGCTAAAACGAGCTGACTTTCACTACTTAGGCTTAATTGCTTCTGAGACAAAATGGCGCCGCTTTCAGCAACGCTATAAACATCGAGATATAGCTGCAGAGCAAGTAGCGAGAATGAATTGTCCAATAGGTTTAAGCCAAGTTGGCGGTAAGTTACCTATTGAGGTTGCCGTGTCGGTTTCAGCCGAAATTATTCATACTTATCAAGCACAGCAAGCGAAATTTGCTAAGCAAGAACAAGCAAGTGCCAGTTTAGCGTTTGCGCCAAATAATCAACAACATGCGGCAGTAAAACCCGATGTTAAGATGAGAGCTAAATCGCAGCAGGGCATTCATTGGCAAGCGCTTAAACCGTTAATTACTGCTGATTAG
- a CDS encoding antitermination protein NusB produces the protein MTGSELIVQGGQFFVGVGTLALLNAGLAQSKNRRGLLWFVLSLFMGPIATLLLVLLAKQPEFVEHNDL, from the coding sequence ATGACAGGAAGTGAGTTGATTGTTCAAGGCGGACAATTCTTTGTTGGGGTCGGAACGCTGGCTTTACTTAATGCAGGTTTAGCGCAAAGTAAAAATCGCAGAGGCTTGCTGTGGTTTGTATTGTCTCTGTTTATGGGACCTATAGCGACTTTGCTTTTAGTTTTATTGGCAAAGCAACCTGAATTTGTTGAGCATAATGACCTTTAA
- the allB gene encoding allantoinase AllB, which translates to MSHFALQSKNVIVNHNGNSEMVAACVEIKDQLIHAIHPYGSKLSCQVIDYAEHVIMPGLVDSHVHINEPGRTEWEGFNTATQAAAAGGITALVDMPLNCIPVTTTKAAFAEKLAAVDDKLWVDCGFWGGVIPQNIADLDDLLNAGVLGVKSFLIDSGIAEFPNVAAQDIRAAMPILAKHDVPYLIHAELDCGGFNNAVINEKYNSFLASRPKKWENDAIALMVEMARESKAKGDDCKVHIVHLSSDEALATIADAKREGLRFSAETCPHYLTLAAEHIPDGKTLFKCCPPIREENNREHLWQAVKDGRIDFIVSDHSPCTPELKHIDTGDIEKAWGGISALQFGLPLIWTQAKERGFSLVDLARLMSSETAKFAGLNTIKGQISVGFHADFLVFDANKSYTITNDMIKHRHHITPYAGRRVTGQILHTYVRGHHVYQQDEFLDSPVGRPLLKGQF; encoded by the coding sequence GTGTCGCATTTTGCCCTGCAAAGTAAAAATGTCATCGTTAATCATAACGGTAACAGTGAAATGGTTGCTGCATGTGTTGAAATCAAAGATCAGCTTATTCATGCGATTCATCCCTATGGTAGTAAATTGTCGTGTCAGGTGATTGATTACGCCGAGCATGTGATTATGCCTGGCCTGGTTGATTCACATGTTCACATCAATGAACCCGGTCGTACTGAATGGGAAGGTTTTAATACCGCGACACAAGCCGCAGCCGCTGGGGGTATTACGGCTTTGGTAGACATGCCGTTAAACTGTATTCCAGTGACCACGACTAAAGCGGCATTCGCAGAAAAACTTGCTGCTGTTGATGATAAATTATGGGTAGATTGTGGTTTTTGGGGCGGAGTCATCCCACAAAACATTGCAGATTTAGACGACTTACTCAATGCTGGCGTATTGGGTGTTAAGTCTTTTTTAATTGATTCTGGTATTGCTGAGTTTCCTAATGTAGCAGCGCAAGATATTCGCGCAGCTATGCCGATCTTAGCCAAGCATGATGTACCCTATTTAATTCATGCTGAGCTTGATTGTGGTGGTTTTAATAACGCTGTGATCAACGAAAAATATAACAGTTTTTTAGCGTCACGGCCGAAAAAATGGGAAAACGATGCCATCGCATTGATGGTTGAGATGGCGCGTGAATCAAAAGCTAAAGGTGATGATTGTAAGGTCCACATTGTCCATTTATCGTCTGATGAAGCGCTAGCGACGATTGCTGATGCTAAGCGCGAAGGCTTACGTTTTAGTGCTGAAACGTGTCCGCATTATTTAACCCTTGCTGCAGAGCATATTCCTGATGGTAAAACACTTTTTAAGTGCTGTCCGCCCATTAGGGAAGAAAATAATCGTGAACATTTGTGGCAGGCAGTAAAAGACGGTCGAATAGATTTTATCGTGTCGGACCATTCGCCTTGTACGCCGGAACTAAAGCACATTGATACCGGCGATATTGAAAAAGCTTGGGGCGGCATTTCAGCACTACAGTTTGGTTTACCACTTATTTGGACTCAAGCAAAAGAGCGCGGCTTCAGTTTAGTTGACTTGGCACGTTTAATGTCGAGTGAAACCGCAAAGTTTGCGGGTTTAAACACCATTAAGGGGCAAATAAGTGTTGGCTTTCATGCTGACTTTTTGGTCTTTGATGCCAATAAAAGCTACACCATTACCAATGATATGATCAAGCATCGTCATCATATTACGCCCTATGCGGGTCGCCGTGTGACTGGACAAATTTTGCATACTTATGTACGTGGTCATCATGTCTACCAACAAGATGAATTTCTTGATTCACCCGTAGGTCGACCATTACTAAAAGGTCAATTTTAA
- a CDS encoding TetR/AcrR family transcriptional regulator — MAKEKVSEGSIRQKNKAIIFNAAKKEFVTYGFKGASIKRIAERANIARANIHYYFKDKTDLYQQLLSSIIAVWNDDYDTLTADKEPKQVLSDYIRAKVMHAKDDPDASRIFASELIHGAPVLNEYLHSDFKIWLQSKVNVIETWIKQGLIDDVNPHHLLFLIWSSTQHYADFNVQVVAALDKEAMSDDDFDAVVSSLTKIILKGCGIQ; from the coding sequence GTGGCGAAAGAAAAAGTATCTGAAGGGAGTATTCGACAAAAGAATAAAGCAATTATCTTCAATGCGGCAAAGAAAGAGTTTGTTACTTATGGCTTCAAAGGTGCGTCAATTAAACGTATTGCTGAACGGGCCAATATTGCTCGCGCTAATATTCATTATTATTTTAAAGATAAAACAGACTTGTATCAGCAATTACTCAGTAGCATCATTGCGGTATGGAATGATGATTATGATACGCTAACCGCTGATAAAGAACCTAAACAAGTACTTAGCGACTATATTAGGGCAAAAGTGATGCATGCTAAAGACGATCCTGATGCTTCCAGAATATTTGCCAGCGAGTTGATTCATGGTGCCCCCGTATTAAATGAATATCTACACAGTGATTTTAAAATTTGGTTGCAAAGTAAAGTTAATGTTATCGAAACTTGGATAAAGCAAGGTTTGATAGACGATGTTAACCCTCATCATTTACTATTTTTAATCTGGAGCTCAACGCAGCATTATGCTGACTTTAACGTACAAGTTGTCGCTGCATTGGATAAAGAGGCAATGAGTGATGATGATTTCGACGCTGTGGTGAGTTCACTGACAAAAATTATTCTCAAAGGTTGTGGTATTCAATAA
- a CDS encoding ureidoglycolate lyase has protein sequence MNNKIKTITPKALTSQAFSAFGDVIEAHDDNHKIAINDGYTQRYHDLAEVDVNDQGGRALINIFRSTPLPQPIAIKMMERHPKGSQAFIPMGAKPYLVVVAPKGDFDVSQLQVFIAQSNQGVNYHKGTWHHFCLALGGESDFLVIDRGGEGDNCDVVTLDGSLVIATS, from the coding sequence ATGAATAATAAGATAAAGACGATCACCCCAAAAGCATTAACAAGTCAAGCTTTTAGTGCTTTTGGCGATGTGATAGAAGCGCATGACGATAATCATAAAATTGCCATTAATGACGGCTATACCCAACGTTATCATGATTTAGCTGAGGTAGACGTTAATGATCAAGGTGGCCGCGCGTTAATTAATATCTTTCGTTCGACACCGCTGCCACAACCGATTGCGATTAAAATGATGGAGCGCCATCCTAAGGGGAGCCAAGCATTTATTCCAATGGGTGCTAAGCCTTATTTAGTGGTGGTTGCGCCGAAGGGCGACTTTGATGTTAGTCAGTTGCAAGTGTTTATTGCTCAATCTAACCAAGGTGTGAATTACCATAAAGGCACTTGGCATCACTTTTGTTTGGCGCTAGGCGGTGAAAGTGATTTTTTAGTCATTGATCGAGGCGGCGAAGGTGATAATTGTGATGTTGTTACGTTGGATGGTTCGTTAGTGATCGCGACAAGTTAA
- the uraH gene encoding hydroxyisourate hydrolase gives MSQITTHVLDTTRGLPAPNLPITLFAQTSNGWHKLASGITNTDGRIAGLLADDIVLAAGIYRMHFATKTYFAANNEQGFYPYVDIVFELDGSGKHYHIPLLLTAFGYSTYRGS, from the coding sequence ATGAGCCAAATAACCACCCATGTACTTGATACCACTCGCGGTTTACCTGCACCAAACTTGCCAATTACCTTATTTGCTCAAACTAGCAACGGTTGGCATAAATTGGCGTCAGGTATAACAAATACCGATGGTCGCATTGCCGGTTTACTCGCAGATGATATTGTACTCGCTGCGGGAATTTATCGTATGCACTTTGCCACTAAGACTTATTTTGCTGCCAATAATGAACAAGGTTTTTACCCTTATGTTGATATCGTTTTTGAATTAGATGGCAGTGGCAAGCATTATCATATTCCATTGTTATTAACTGCGTTTGGCTATTCGACTTATCGTGGCAGTTAA